TTCATCGGTAATGGTAAAATTATAATTATTTACTCCTGAAGTTACGTAAACCTTTTTATCCTGAGTAACAAAAATTGCTTCATAACCTTTTATATTTTCAATTAGCTTCATGCCTTCCTTTAAACCTAAGGCAAAAGTGGTAGTGGAAAGGGCATCACAATCGATGGAAGTATCGCCAATTATGGTCACGCTTACCAGACCGTTTTCCACCGGGTACCCATTTTTTGTATCCAGAATATGATGATACTTTTTCCCATTCTCAACAAAAAACCTTTCATAAGTTCCGGAGGTTACTATCGTTTTATCCTTTACCTCTATGGTCGCAAAAGTAATACCTCTTTGTTTAAAAGGGTTTTGTATACCTATTCTCCACGATTTCCCATTGGGCTTTGTTCCCAGAACGTATATATTTCCGCCCAAGTCCGCAACTGCACTTTTAATCCCATTCTCCTTTAAGATCCGCATTACTTCGTCAGCTGCATAACCTTTTGCGATTGCACCCAAATCTAACGCCATTTTCTCCCTTTTTAACATCACTTCTTTTTTCTCCTGGTCTATTATCACATCCTGATAATTAATCAACGGTAGAACGCTTTCAATCACGTTTTTATCTGGTACCCTGGCTCTTTCCGTTCCAATTCCCCATAATTTAACTAAAGGTCCGATGGTTATATCAAATTTCCCGTGCGATAAAGAAGAGTAATAAAGCCCCTTTTGAATTACATAAAAAGTATCCTGGCTTACTTTTGCAAAACCCCTCCCCGCTAATTTATTTATACTGCTAATTTCGCTTTCTTCGTCATTGACATTCATTTTATTGTGAATTTCGGCAATTCTATCGAAAGCGCTATTAATTGCGCTTTCAGCATTATCCCCGTAAGCAGTTATCTGAATAAGAGTATCCAGCAAAAAGTTTGTCTTGGTAACCGGTGACGCTTCTTCCTTTTTTCCGCATGATGTTAAAAAAATCATCACAAAAAAAATAAGGATTGCAGCTTTTATCTTGTTCGTTTAAATCACTCCCCTTACAAAAAAAAATTAAATAATTGCATTATATAAATATATTATATCAAAAAATAAATTTAAAAAAATATATTTGTGAAAAAAATTACTTTTTCAGCAATCCTCTTACTTTTCCAATCATATACAATGAACCGGCAAAAATTACGACATCGTCTTCTTTTGCACAGTTTAATGCTATTTCTATTGCTTTTTCTATATTATCTTCGTTGATAACAGGAATATTTTCTGAAGAAAGTCCTTCAACTGCTTCTTTCAGCTCTTTTGAAGTTAAAGCTCTTGGGCTTTCGGGTTTTGTGGTAATTATCATATCTGCAATGGGTACAAGTATTCTAAGCATATTAATATAATCTTTATCCTTCAAAATTCCCAGAACGAAAATTTTTCTTTTGCCGCTAAAATAGTTTAATACCGACTTTTTTAGCACCTCGCAACCTGCTTCATTATGAGCTCCATCTATAATCACATAAGGTTTTTCTTTCAATATCTCAAATCTTCCCGCCCATTTGGCATTATATAAACCCGCTGCCACCTTTTCTTTAATAACGGGAATACCATAATCGCTGAGAACTTCCACCGCACCTACTGCTGTTGAAGCATTTGAAAGTTGATGCCGGCCCAAAAGGGTAATTTTTAGGTTTTCGTAATAATTTTTTATCGAGCATAGTTCAAAGGTTTGTCCTGATAGATCATCATTTAAAAGTTTATACTTTATTTGTTCCCCTACTTTGTACAGTTTTGAATCCGTCTCTTTACATGTTTCTTCAATAACTTTCATGGCTTCATCTACCTGCAGGGAAGTTACTACAGGAACTTTTTTCTTTATAATACCGCACTTTTCCCTGGCGATTTCTTCTAAGGTATTTCCTAAGTATTCCTTATGGTCAAAGCTGATCGGGGTTATCACGCTCACGAGGGGAACTACCACATTGGTAGCATCCAGTCTTCCTCCCATTCCCACTTCGAGCACGAGAAAGTCAACATCTTTATCTTTGTAGTAAGAAAAAGCTAAAGCTGTAACTACTTCAAATTCCGTAGGCGGCTCAATACCCTGTTGTTCCATCACGTCCAGGGCTTTAAAAACTTCTACTGCATGCTGCACCAGGTCTTCATCGGCAATGTTTTCTCCGTTTAATCTTATTCTCTCATTAAAGACTTCCAGGTAGGGTGAGGTATAAAGCCCCACCCTGTACCCGTGAGCTCTCAAAATAGAATCGATCATGGAAGATGTGGACCCTTTCCCATTGGTGCCAGCAATATGAATTACCTTTATATCCTCCTGGGGATTACCCAGAATCTCCAAAAGCTTTTTTATTCTGAAAAGTCCCGGCTTAATACCAAACCTTTGCATACCGTGAATTTTCAAAAGTACATCCTCAACGGTCCACATACAATAAGCCCCTTTCTCATTCACTTTGTAAAAGTAAAAGCCTTTTTTCTATCTTGCTTATCTTATCCTTATATTCTTCGGCTTTTAACCTCTCTTTTTCAACTACTTCCCTCGGAGCCTTATTTACGAAGTTTTCATTGCCCAGTTTTCTTTCCGCCCTTTCCAGCTCCTCCCTTAATTCTTCCCTTTCTTTCCTTAATCTTTCTATTTCCAGATCTACATCTATTAAACCTTCCACCGGTACGTAAATTTCAGCTCCCTTTACCACCGTGCTCATAGCTTTTTTCGGGAAAACTTCTTTTTCTATAAATTCGGCTTTGTCTACCTTTGCAAGGAAATATATGATATCCATATTATCCCGGAATAACCCTTCTATATCCTTTTGCGTGGCTTTAATCAAAATTCCCGCTTTTTTGGAAGGCGGCACATTCATTTCCGCCCGTATATTACGAATTCCTCTTATTG
The window above is part of the Thermovenabulum gondwanense genome. Proteins encoded here:
- a CDS encoding FAD:protein FMN transferase, producing MIFLTSCGKKEEASPVTKTNFLLDTLIQITAYGDNAESAINSAFDRIAEIHNKMNVNDEESEISSINKLAGRGFAKVSQDTFYVIQKGLYYSSLSHGKFDITIGPLVKLWGIGTERARVPDKNVIESVLPLINYQDVIIDQEKKEVMLKREKMALDLGAIAKGYAADEVMRILKENGIKSAVADLGGNIYVLGTKPNGKSWRIGIQNPFKQRGITFATIEVKDKTIVTSGTYERFFVENGKKYHHILDTKNGYPVENGLVSVTIIGDTSIDCDALSTTTFALGLKEGMKLIENIKGYEAIFVTQDKKVYVTSGVNNYNFTITDEEFKLENL
- a CDS encoding bifunctional folylpolyglutamate synthase/dihydrofolate synthase, translated to MWTVEDVLLKIHGMQRFGIKPGLFRIKKLLEILGNPQEDIKVIHIAGTNGKGSTSSMIDSILRAHGYRVGLYTSPYLEVFNERIRLNGENIADEDLVQHAVEVFKALDVMEQQGIEPPTEFEVVTALAFSYYKDKDVDFLVLEVGMGGRLDATNVVVPLVSVITPISFDHKEYLGNTLEEIAREKCGIIKKKVPVVTSLQVDEAMKVIEETCKETDSKLYKVGEQIKYKLLNDDLSGQTFELCSIKNYYENLKITLLGRHQLSNASTAVGAVEVLSDYGIPVIKEKVAAGLYNAKWAGRFEILKEKPYVIIDGAHNEAGCEVLKKSVLNYFSGKRKIFVLGILKDKDYINMLRILVPIADMIITTKPESPRALTSKELKEAVEGLSSENIPVINEDNIEKAIEIALNCAKEDDVVIFAGSLYMIGKVRGLLKK